TGGAACAAAAGTACAGACACAAACAGTATCCCGTAGTAAATCATCAGAGCCTTCAGGTCGTGAATTCTACGTTTCAAGTACTGCATATACAGCGAATTGTGCAGGATGCTCTGGAATTACGGCAACAGGGTACAACCTGAAGGAAAACCCGAATGCTAAAGTCATTGCGGTGGACCCAAGCGTCATACCACTCGGCAGTAAGGTATGGGTTGAGGGTTATGGTTACGCAACGGCTCTAGATACAGGCGGAGCAATCAACGGTAAAAAAATCGATGTCTTCTTCAGCAGTCAGTCGGCAGCTACTAGCTGGGGTAGAAAGACAGTCCGTATTAAAATAATCGATTGATAAATGCAAGGAGTTGACTCAAACGCAATGAGTCGGCTCCTTTTCTATTTTTACGGATTACATAAACTCTACCCGCTTTATAGAATTTATAACCTTTATCTATCGGATTAAGATAGGGTATACTGAGTAAATAATTGCTTTTACTAATTAGACGATTTTGTTACAAAAAGGTTTCAAATTTTTCGGAGGTTTTTCATGAAAATTAAAGAAATTATCGTGGTTGAAGGAAAAAGTGACACGATTGCAATAAAAAGGGCCCTTGAAGCAGATACCATCGAAACGAACGGTTCCGAAATAAGTGCCTTTACAATTGATAAAATAAGGCTTGCCCAGGATCGTAGGGGTGTAATTGTGTTTACGGATCCTGATTTTCCGGGTGAGCGGATCAGAAGGATCATCCGTGAGCAAGTTCCTGGTTGCAAGCATGCTTTTCTTCCGAAAAAAGAAGCCATCGCCTCAAATAAAAGCGGTGTCGGTATCGAACATGCCACAGATGATTCGATAAGAGAAGCGTTGAAAGATGCCCGGGAAGATCATTTTAATGAAGAAATCGAAATGATTTCATGGCAGGATTTGATCGATGCAGGTCTTATCGGAGGGAATCTAGCGCGTTCCAGACGTGAAAAGCTAGGCACTTTTTTAAAGCTGGGATACAGTAATGGAAAACAGCTTCACAAAAGGTTAAAAATGTTTCAGATCAGTCAGGATGAATTCAGGAAAGCCATGCAAAAGGTTCTTGAGGAGGAACAGTTATGAGAAAGGATATAGCAACACCTCAATATACAAAGTCGATACTAGATAAGCACAAATTTACATTTAAAAAGAGTCTTGGACAAAACTTCCTGATCGATCGGAATGTTCTGGATAAGATTGTTGCAGCAGCTGACGTCAGTTCTGAAACAGGTGTTATTGAGATAGGACCAGGAATAGGATCATTGACAGAACAGCTTGCAAAGAAAGCAAAAAAAGTGACGGCGTTTGAGATTGACCAAAGACTTATTCCGATTTTAGAGGACACTCTTTCTGATTATCCCCATGTCAAGGTGATCCACCAGGATGTGCTGGAAGCTGATCTCAAGGAAGTTATCGAAGTAGAATTTTCCGGGGTCGAAGATTTGATGGTAGTTGCTAATCTCCCTTATTACGTAACGACACCGATCATCCTAAAATTATTGACAGAACGGATACCGATCAGGGGGATCGTGGTGATGATCCAGAAGGAAGTTGCTGATCGTATGGCGGCCAAGCCAGGTACGAAGGACTATGGGTCTTTATCGATTGCTGTCCAATACTATGCAGTGGCAAAATCAGAAGTAAAGGTTCCCAAAACGGTATTCGTCCCTCAGCCGAACGTTGATTCATCGGTTATATCATTGACATTAAGAAAACAAGCGCCTGTTCATGTCGAAGATGAAAATTTCTTTTTTGAGGTTGTGCGATCAAGCTTCGCACAAAGACGAAAAACATTGTTGAATAACCTGCAAAACAATTTATTTTCTAAAGAGCAAAAGTCGATGATAGAGGGAGCATTACAAGAAACCGGTATCGATGGGAAACGTAGGGGAGAAACGTTATCGATTGAAGAGTTCGCCCGTTTATCCAATGCTTTGCTGCCGTTGAAAAGGGTATAACTTTCCTGGGATCATAATGTATAAGTTCATAGAGCCATAATGACAAGGGGTGGCCACAAGCGTCAGCCCTTTTTTTGTGAGCTGATACATCAATGCCTCGTCATCGGTTGCTTTTTCTTTATCATTTTTCTGCGTGTGTGTACATAAGTTAGAAGGGTAACGTAATTTTCTTTTTTCATAAGAATTCACTTTTTTTCAGTGCAACCATTTCCCAGTCCCAAAAGGGCTTATGCTGGTTGCTTTGTAATTTGACACTCAAATAACCACTTTCGCCCGAGGGGGAAATTGTATGACGATACAAAAAGGGGATATCGTTGGGAGACGCTCATATCAGTGCGATCTTTTATTCCGTGTAGTAAAAATATCTGAAGATGAAAGCATTGTAGAGCTTGCAGGGGAAGATATGAGGTTGATTGCTGATGCCCCTTTGGATGATCTGGTGATAATGAACCGGGATGAGCAACAGCAAATTAAAAAGAAGATTATTGAGAAAGAAAAGTCCTCTTTCCGGTTGTTTAGACAGGATTATCAACTGCTGCGGCATAAGATGGAGTATTCCGCCACTGGTGGTTATGATAAGAACAACTCGTATTTCAAGCTTCCGGGAAAAGTTCTTCATGTCGATGGTGACCCTTACTATCTGAATAAATGTCTAGAACTTTATAAAAAGTTGAACGTACCTGTGTACGGCATTCATATGAAGGAATCTGAAATGCCTGAAAAAGTACCAGCACTTCTTGAAGAGGTTGCACCGGACATTTTGGTTATCACTGGCCATGATGCTTACTCAAGCTCTAAAGGTGAAAAGAATGACCTACAGGCTTACAGAAATTCCAAATATTTTGTCCGCACAGTAAAAGATGCTAGGAAGAAAAATCCCAATCTCGACCAATTGATGATTTTTGCGGGAGCGTGTCAGTCCCATTTCGAGTCGTTGATCCGAGCAGGAGCGAATTTTGCCAGTTCACCTGCACGCGTGAATATCCATGCCTTAGATCCAGTTTATATTGTGTCGAAAGTAAGCTTCACTTCCTTCGTAGACCGGATCAATGTATGGGAGGTTTTACGGAATACTATTACAGGAGATGACGGTCTCGGAGGTGTTGAGACAACAGGTTTTTTGAGAACAGGGATGCCGATCAAGAGCCAAGAAAACAGCAACAGCCAGTCCACTACTGCGGAGGTATAGTGGACCAAGCTGGCATCCAAAGATTATTCGACAAAACTTCATCATCCTGCTGCTTCCTTTTTCCCGCTCCATAATTTTGTACAAGTCCACATAATATGCAAAATTTAAGGCAAACTAGGAAAAGATTGAAAAAATATACGTATTACCGTTGACAAGGATAAAGGAGGATTGCTATAATTTTAGTTTTATTTTGACAAAATGCATCAAATGATGTTATAATTTGTCTAAGTGAGGTGTAGTAAATGGGTAAAACAATTCCTGATATAAAGCGCGTGTTAGAAGGGCAAGTAGGTAAACGTCTTACGCTTAAAGCAAACGGGGGACGACGTAAAACCATCGAACGAAGCGGCACCTTAGAAGAAACGTATCCGGCGGTCTTCATCGTAAAACTTGATCAGGATACAAACGCATTTGAAAGAGTATCATACAGCTATGCTGATGTATTGACTGAAACCGTTGAACTTACATTTGATGAGGATACAGCGAGTGGAATGATGGTAAGTGGGCAGTAGGCATTCATGTCTAACTGCTTTTTTACTTGGCGCTGGATTTAATTTGATGTTGAAATATAGAGACGTTAAATTTGCCGAATGATAACGGCAAAGTGCAGCCATTATTAATACGAAATTGGCGACACTCCTACGGGAAAAGCGATCCCAGGCAAGTCCATGCAGTGAGGATGCAGAGAAGTGATGTCTAGCTTCATCGCCTAACCACTTGGCACACTTCACTCCTCCAGTGTCTTTTACTTTTTTGTTTATTATGCGAAGAAATTATTGAAATTTAGGATACATAAGGAAATAATAAATCCTTTCCGGTGGCCTAATACTAATCATACACGTAGTAGTGATTAAGTATTTGAAAGGGGCTGCTAGCATTATGGGCAGAAGACGCGGCATGATGTCAGAGCAATTAAAAGAAGAAATTGCAAAAGAATTAGGCTTCTATGATACCGTGCAAAAAGAAGGCTGGGGAGCAATCCGATCAAAAGACGCTGGAAACATGGTAAGACGTGCAATTGAAAAAGCACAAGAACAAATGACGAAATAACTACTACGTTTTGGGGCGGACTCTTTAATTGAGCCGCCCTTTTTTTATAGGCTCTCTCATGATTTATTCAAAGAGAAATTTTTTTAAGCGATATTTGCAGTACTCCTGTTGGAAAAGTGTGTCACGGGAGAGGAAATCACCTCAGTAAAAATAATAAACCATTAAAGGCTGGTTCAAGATGTAAACACTTTTCCGATTTAAGATTTGCAAGAAGAGCGTTGAAAATACATAATTGAAGTTGATATAGTCGGTTTTAGAAAATAAGTAGGTGATTTTAATGAAAATATCAGTTAAGGCCCCAGCTAAAATTAATTTGTCGTTGGATGTCCTACATAAAAGGAAAGATGGTTATCACGAAGTTGAAATGGTCATGACGACCATCGACCTTGCTGATCGTATTGAATTGACGTCTATAGATCAGAATGAAATTACAATCGACTCTACAGGTGGATATGTTCCTTTTGATGAGCGTAACCTGGCATACCAGGCGGCTGATTTGATAAAGAAAAAATTCAATCGCCGTGAAGGGGTGCGGATATCCATCGATAAACAGATTCCTGTATCGGCTGGTTTGGCAGGAGGAAGCAGTGACGCAGCAGCTACTCTGAAGGGTTTAAACCAGTTATGGGATTTGGGACTTTCTACAAAAGAACTGGCGACACTTGGAGCAGAAATCGGTTCAGATGTATCCTTTTGTGTGTATGGCAGTACTGCCCTTGCCTCAGGACGAGGAGAAATCATCCGTCAGATTCCCTCACCACCCCCATGTTGGGTCGTATTGGCGAAACCATCCATTGGTGTCTCGACAGCAGATGTGTACCGTATGTTGAAGATCGATGATGTCGAACATCCTGATACCCAAGCGATGCTAAAGGCGATCGAGGAAAAGGACTATGATAAAATTTGTGCGTCATTAGGAAATGTATTGGAATCCGTAACACTAGAACAGCATCAGGAAGTTCGTCACATAAAAGAACAAATGCAGCGTCTTGGTGCCGAGGGGGTATTGATGAGCGGAAGCGGCCCGACAGTTTTCGGATTGACAATCTATGAATCCAGAGCTCAGAGGATCTATAACGGCCTCCGAGGTTTTTGCAATGAAGTCTATATGGTGCGGATGCTCGGTGATGCAGAATAGCAGGTTGAAAAAACACGTACAAAAGTGGTATATTAACCTTAAAATATTCGGTTTTGGAGGAATCAAGCATGAAATTAAAGCGGAGCGGAAGGCTTGTGGATTTAACGAGATATCTCCTCCAGCATCCCCACCAACTCATATCTCTATCATTTTTCAGTGAACGCTATGGAGCAGCGAAATCTTCCATAAGTGAAGACTTGTTGATCATAAAAGAAAACTTCGAAGGGCAAGGTGCTGGCTTGCTCGTCACCGTTCCAGGTGCAGCAGGAGGTGTGCGGTACATCCCTCGCGTATCAAAACAAGAAGCTAGTGAAGTTATCGAGGAGCTTAAGGAATTACTAAGTTCTTCTGAACGGGTGTTACCTGGCGGATACCTTTATATGACAGATATCATCGGCAATCCTTCGATTATCGATAAAGTCGGAAGGATGTTCGCATCAGTTTTTGCAGGACGAAATATCGATGTCGTGATGACGGTAGCCACTAAAGGCATTCCCTTAGCGTATGCCGTAGCATCGTATCTCAATGTCCCGGTCGTTATTGTCAGGAGCAACAGCCGTGTGACAGAAGGATCTACTATGAGCATCAATTATGTCTCCGGCTCGACGAAACGGATCCAAACCATGGCTTTAGCGAAAAGAAGTCTGCAATCCGGTTCGAACGTACTGATTGTAGATGACTTCATGAAAGCGGGGGGAACGATCAAAGGAATGATGGATCTGCTGCAGGAATTTGAAGCAAATATGGTCGGGATCGGTGTCCTAGTCGAGTCCGAAGAAGTCCAAGAAAGGCTTGTTGATGATTACATTTCTGTCGCAAGACTTTCACATGTGGATACCAGAGAGAAGAAGATACAAGTTGAAGCAGGAAATTATTTAGATCGAATGGAGGATGATCAATCTTGAAACTGATTCACACATCCAATGCACCGGAAGCGATAGGTCCCTATTCCCAGGGTGTTATCGTGAACAATATGTTCTACAGTTCGGGGCAGATTGCATTAACTGCAGAGGGGAACCTTGCTGGAGATGATGTTGCAACTCAAACCCATCAAGTCTTTGCAAATTTGAAAGCTGTATTAGAAGAGGCAGGCGCGTCATTGGATACTGTCATTAAAACCACGGTCTTTCTTAAAGACATGGGCGATTTCCCTGAGGTCAATGAGATATACGGCGGTTACTTTGAAACACACAAGCCTGCTCGATCTTGTGTTGAGGTATCGAAGCTTCCAAAAGACGTTAAAATCGAAATAGAAGTAATCGCACTTGTAAAATGATCTGGGATAGACCCTGCCGCAGTTTTGCGGCAGGGTTTTTTTGAAATTTAGGTCTGCCAAGCACTTCGACGTGGTAGTTTTTTATGAAGACAGTCAGTGGAAGGTTTTTGTGTTTTGTAGATAATCTTGTTTTTGTAGATACGCAACTCATTTTTGCAGGTAATTTCAAATTTTTGTAATTTACCATCTGTTTTTTGTAGATAAATCCGAATTTCATATAAGCTGACCAATCATTTAACCTTATTTACGGCCAACCTCTGCCTTTTATGAATAATTACAAACCAATTTTGCCTTAATAAATCTGTTTTTCTCCTATATTTGGATAAAAACATCGATTTTTGAAAAGGTTTAAGTTTTTGCTGGCGGTCCCAAAAGCTTCCTAACTTGCGCAGGATCTCAACATAAAAATGAAACCGGGACTGCGATAAGAATTCTTAGAAGCTTTCCTTGATGTTAAACCAAACTCATCCGACGCGATTCGGCTTTCATGAGCATGCCGCCGAGGGGGGGGGGTTCCATGTTTTGTTCGCTTTGTTTTTTAATTTTAACGTTGAGTACTTAAAATAAGGCTATTTCCAGAAGTTTGTTTCAATTGAAACCTTTTGATTTGATAAAGAGAGTGATACTAACCTGTAAGCGGTGGAATGTATGAGACTCCTGCGGGAATAGCGAGCCAAGCGAGACCCCACAACGAGGAACGAGCGAGGAGGCTTGCGGATCGCCCTCAGAAAGTGAGTATATTTCACCACCATAACGACAGCATTTTGAGAAATCAACAAATGAGAATAACTGCACCTCTTATTAAAACCTTACTAAATTCAACCCTCCTTAAAATTATTTAATTTTTCAATTATTTTTTATATTTAGAGAAGGAAAATGTTACTAGTATGTTGAATGTACATAATACGCTGGTATTTATAAAAAAGGTGGTGTGTTTTTACAAAATGGAAGTAACTGATGTAAGACTTCGACGAGTGAACACAGATGGACGCATGAAAGCCATTGCTTCAATCACCATCGATCATGAATTCGTTGTTCATGATATCCGTGTGATTGATGGAAATAACGGGATGTTTGTTGCGATGCCTAGTAAACGAACTCCAGATGGAGAATTTCGTGACATCGCTCATCCGATCACCTCAAACACTCGTGAAAAGATCCAGACTGCTGTGTTAACAGAATACCATCGTGTAGGGGAATTGGAGTCCGCTTTAGAAGAAGCAGGTGCATCCTAATCTACGCATCTAAGAACCTGATCAACGTGATTGGGTTCTTTTATTTATATTTAAGGCTCTGTTAAAGGACCTTGTTGATTTTAAGGGGAATGTACGACACTCCTGCGGGAAAAGCGAGCCATACGAGACCTCGCAGCAGGGAGGCTCGCGGATCACCTGTGGAAAGGGAGTGAATTTCGTAGAATTCCAACAATAAAAACTAGCCATATTATAAAATTTTACATAGGAAAATTTTTCAGAAGAGAAATTTCCGACAGATCTGCGGGAACATTGATCCAGGTGAGAGGTTGATATTGAACAATTTAGGTCTCCTGTGTCCGTTAGCCTATTATTTAAAAAGTCTAAAGTAGACATACAAGACCGAAACCATTGGTACCAACAAGAAATTTCAGAGCTATTTATTAAAAATGAAATGATGAATATCCTCCTACTGTTGATTGAAGGATGGTACAAATTACACAGAATGTTTCAATCTAACGACAAAAGCCCCGTTTCCTTGAATATGACAGCATTATGAGATATATTCATAATGGAATTATAGGATTACGAGCATTGGAGGATATTTATGACGAAACGTTATGCAGTTGTGCTGGCAGCTGGACAAGGTACCCGCATGAAATCTCGTTTATATAAAGTACTGCACCCTGTTGCTGGAAAGCCGATGGTTCAGCATGTCGTCGATCAGATCAAGAATGTTAATGTCGAAAAGATCGTGACGGTCATTGGACATGGAGCTGAAAAGGTGAAATCCCAGCTTGGGGCAGATATAGAATATGCCCTTCAAGAAGAGCAGCTAGGAACAGGCCATGCGGTCATGCAAACCGAGGGGCAGCTCAGAGAATTGAATGGAACAACCCTTGTGGTATGTGGAGACACACCATTGATTTCATCTGAAACGATGGAGGCACTCCTTACACATCATGAAAAGGAAAACGCGAAAGTGACCTTGTTGACCGCTCATGCAGAGGACCCTGCTGGTTACGGAAGAGTGATCCGGAACGAGGATGGAACAGTGGCGAAAGTCGTTGAACATAAAGACGCATCTATGGAAGAATTGGCAGTCCAAGAAATCAATACAGGCACGTACTGTTTTGACAATCAGACATTATTCGAAGCTCTAAAACAGGTGAATAACGATAATGTACAGGGCGAGTATTACTTGCCTGATGTCATTGAAATCGTGAAAACCCAATCTGAAACAGTCGCAGCTTATCAAACGCCATCCTTTGATGAAACGATCGGTGTCAATGATCGCGTCGCTTTATCGGAGGCAGAAAGACTGATGAAAGTAAAGATCAACACGCAACACATGAGGAATGGTGTGACGATCATTGATCCGCAGCAGACTTACATCAGTGCAGATGTGACGATTGGTAAGGATTCCGTCATTTTTCCGGGTACAGTGCTGTCTGGTGAAACCTCAATCGGCGAAGATTGTGAAATTGGTCCGAACAGTGAAATTAAAGATAGTCAAATCGGGAACGCTACAGTCATCCGCCAATCAGTCGTCCACGATAGTGATGTCGGAGAGAAAGTAGCGATCGGTCCGTTTGCACATATCCGACCGCAATCGAAATTGGGAAATGATATCAAAGTTGGTAATTTCGTCGAAATCAAAAAGTCCAAAATGGATAATGGCAGTAAAGCATCTCATTTAAGCTATATCGGTGACGCTGAAATCGGAAAAGATGTAAATCTTGGATGTGGCTCTATTACAGTCAATTATGACGGGAAAAACAAACATCTTACAAAGGTTGAAGATGGTGCCTTTATCGGCTGTAACTCCAATTTGATTGCACCGGTCACAGTAGGTGAGAATGCATACGTCGCTGCTGGTTCGACTATAACGGACAATGTTCCGGGGGAAGCCCTTTCCATAGCTCGCGCTCGTCAAACGAATAAAGAAGGTTACGTTTCCAAAATACAAGATAAGCAAAACAACCACAGGGGGTAATGGATCAATGTCTAAATACGAGAATTCGAAACTAAAAGTTTTTACATTGAATTCGAATGAAGACTTAGCAGAAGAAATCACAGAACATATTGGGGTGCACATGGGTAAATGTTCTGTACAGCGTTTCAGTGATGGAGAAATTCAGATTAACATTGAAGAAAGTATCCGAGGTGGTGAGGTCTATGTGATTCAGTCTACATCATCACCGGTCAATGAAAACTTGATGGAACTCCTTATCATGATCGATGCCTTGAAGCGTGCATCTGCCAAAACGATCAATGTCGTGATTCCATACTATGGATATGCAAGGCAGGATCGTAAAGCTCGTTCAAGAGAACCGATCACAGCGAAGCTTGTCGCGAATTTATTAGAGACAGCAGGTGCCACACGTGTGATCACGATGGATCTCCATGCACCGCAAATCCAAGGTTTCTTCGACCTCCCTGTAGACCAATTGTTAGGTGTTCCGATTCTAGGTAATTATTTCGAAAGCAAGAATCTTGATGACATTGTTGTCGTATCCCCGGATCATGGAGGCGTAACCCGTGCTCGTAAATTAGCAGATCGATTGAAAGCACCAATCGCGATCATCGATAAGCGTCGTCCACGCCCTAACGTTTCTGAAGTCATGAATATCGTCGGTAACATCGAAGGCAAGACAGCAATTTTGATTGATGATATCATTGATACAGCAGGGACTATCACATTAGCCGCAAACGCATTGATCGAAAACGGTGCTAATGATGTCTACGCTTGCTGTACACACCCTGTCTTATCTGGACCAGCAATTGAAAGGATCCAGAATTCGAAAATTAAAGAACTTGTGGTGACGAATTCAATTGCATTACCAGAAGAGAAGTTCATCGACAAGCTGACTCAGCTTTCAGTGGCTCCACTTCTTGGTGAAGCGATTATCCGTGTCCATGAACAACA
This genomic window from Alkalihalobacillus sp. TS-13 contains:
- the yabG gene encoding sporulation peptidase YabG yields the protein MTIQKGDIVGRRSYQCDLLFRVVKISEDESIVELAGEDMRLIADAPLDDLVIMNRDEQQQIKKKIIEKEKSSFRLFRQDYQLLRHKMEYSATGGYDKNNSYFKLPGKVLHVDGDPYYLNKCLELYKKLNVPVYGIHMKESEMPEKVPALLEEVAPDILVITGHDAYSSSKGEKNDLQAYRNSKYFVRTVKDARKKNPNLDQLMIFAGACQSHFESLIRAGANFASSPARVNIHALDPVYIVSKVSFTSFVDRINVWEVLRNTITGDDGLGGVETTGFLRTGMPIKSQENSNSQSTTAEV
- the purR gene encoding pur operon repressor, producing the protein MKLKRSGRLVDLTRYLLQHPHQLISLSFFSERYGAAKSSISEDLLIIKENFEGQGAGLLVTVPGAAGGVRYIPRVSKQEASEVIEELKELLSSSERVLPGGYLYMTDIIGNPSIIDKVGRMFASVFAGRNIDVVMTVATKGIPLAYAVASYLNVPVVIVRSNSRVTEGSTMSINYVSGSTKRIQTMALAKRSLQSGSNVLIVDDFMKAGGTIKGMMDLLQEFEANMVGIGVLVESEEVQERLVDDYISVARLSHVDTREKKIQVEAGNYLDRMEDDQS
- the rsmA gene encoding 16S rRNA (adenine(1518)-N(6)/adenine(1519)-N(6))-dimethyltransferase RsmA, producing MRKDIATPQYTKSILDKHKFTFKKSLGQNFLIDRNVLDKIVAAADVSSETGVIEIGPGIGSLTEQLAKKAKKVTAFEIDQRLIPILEDTLSDYPHVKVIHQDVLEADLKEVIEVEFSGVEDLMVVANLPYYVTTPIILKLLTERIPIRGIVVMIQKEVADRMAAKPGTKDYGSLSIAVQYYAVAKSEVKVPKTVFVPQPNVDSSVISLTLRKQAPVHVEDENFFFEVVRSSFAQRRKTLLNNLQNNLFSKEQKSMIEGALQETGIDGKRRGETLSIEEFARLSNALLPLKRV
- the rnmV gene encoding ribonuclease M5 — protein: MKIKEIIVVEGKSDTIAIKRALEADTIETNGSEISAFTIDKIRLAQDRRGVIVFTDPDFPGERIRRIIREQVPGCKHAFLPKKEAIASNKSGVGIEHATDDSIREALKDAREDHFNEEIEMISWQDLIDAGLIGGNLARSRREKLGTFLKLGYSNGKQLHKRLKMFQISQDEFRKAMQKVLEEEQL
- a CDS encoding small, acid-soluble spore protein, alpha/beta type yields the protein MGRRRGMMSEQLKEEIAKELGFYDTVQKEGWGAIRSKDAGNMVRRAIEKAQEQMTK
- the spoVG gene encoding septation regulator SpoVG; protein product: MEVTDVRLRRVNTDGRMKAIASITIDHEFVVHDIRVIDGNNGMFVAMPSKRTPDGEFRDIAHPITSNTREKIQTAVLTEYHRVGELESALEEAGAS
- a CDS encoding RidA family protein; the protein is MKLIHTSNAPEAIGPYSQGVIVNNMFYSSGQIALTAEGNLAGDDVATQTHQVFANLKAVLEEAGASLDTVIKTTVFLKDMGDFPEVNEIYGGYFETHKPARSCVEVSKLPKDVKIEIEVIALVK
- the ispE gene encoding 4-(cytidine 5'-diphospho)-2-C-methyl-D-erythritol kinase; translated protein: MKISVKAPAKINLSLDVLHKRKDGYHEVEMVMTTIDLADRIELTSIDQNEITIDSTGGYVPFDERNLAYQAADLIKKKFNRREGVRISIDKQIPVSAGLAGGSSDAAATLKGLNQLWDLGLSTKELATLGAEIGSDVSFCVYGSTALASGRGEIIRQIPSPPPCWVVLAKPSIGVSTADVYRMLKIDDVEHPDTQAMLKAIEEKDYDKICASLGNVLESVTLEQHQEVRHIKEQMQRLGAEGVLMSGSGPTVFGLTIYESRAQRIYNGLRGFCNEVYMVRMLGDAE
- the veg gene encoding biofilm formation stimulator Veg → MGKTIPDIKRVLEGQVGKRLTLKANGGRRKTIERSGTLEETYPAVFIVKLDQDTNAFERVSYSYADVLTETVELTFDEDTASGMMVSGQ
- a CDS encoding ribose-phosphate diphosphokinase produces the protein MSKYENSKLKVFTLNSNEDLAEEITEHIGVHMGKCSVQRFSDGEIQINIEESIRGGEVYVIQSTSSPVNENLMELLIMIDALKRASAKTINVVIPYYGYARQDRKARSREPITAKLVANLLETAGATRVITMDLHAPQIQGFFDLPVDQLLGVPILGNYFESKNLDDIVVVSPDHGGVTRARKLADRLKAPIAIIDKRRPRPNVSEVMNIVGNIEGKTAILIDDIIDTAGTITLAANALIENGANDVYACCTHPVLSGPAIERIQNSKIKELVVTNSIALPEEKFIDKLTQLSVAPLLGEAIIRVHEQQSVSKLFD
- the glmU gene encoding bifunctional UDP-N-acetylglucosamine diphosphorylase/glucosamine-1-phosphate N-acetyltransferase GlmU, encoding MTKRYAVVLAAGQGTRMKSRLYKVLHPVAGKPMVQHVVDQIKNVNVEKIVTVIGHGAEKVKSQLGADIEYALQEEQLGTGHAVMQTEGQLRELNGTTLVVCGDTPLISSETMEALLTHHEKENAKVTLLTAHAEDPAGYGRVIRNEDGTVAKVVEHKDASMEELAVQEINTGTYCFDNQTLFEALKQVNNDNVQGEYYLPDVIEIVKTQSETVAAYQTPSFDETIGVNDRVALSEAERLMKVKINTQHMRNGVTIIDPQQTYISADVTIGKDSVIFPGTVLSGETSIGEDCEIGPNSEIKDSQIGNATVIRQSVVHDSDVGEKVAIGPFAHIRPQSKLGNDIKVGNFVEIKKSKMDNGSKASHLSYIGDAEIGKDVNLGCGSITVNYDGKNKHLTKVEDGAFIGCNSNLIAPVTVGENAYVAAGSTITDNVPGEALSIARARQTNKEGYVSKIQDKQNNHRG